The Astyanax mexicanus isolate ESR-SI-001 chromosome 4, AstMex3_surface, whole genome shotgun sequence genome segment tcctcattaatagtacagctgacctgagcgaactgatatcatttttgggggggacaaatccacctgtttctaatattgggtgggacatgtcccacccatcccccccggttcctacgcctatgcatttaagcaaggtttaaggcatgcgtatgccttcaaaagtgtgcggagagagcgggaattagtggcatcatgtggtaaagtagggaattgttagtaaatgcgcaagcttttcttccttccgcatattagttaccacataaatcaaaattaacaaaggacgattaagcattactttcctttattttttactttattacatattttttcggcatgtatagttaaaattatttctgtatcttattctgtattatatgtatatgtagtgttaattttccactaacttgtatatttcactttgtagtttatatcagttttatttgtattatctgacagttgtaaaatctaaagttgctatatatatatatatatatatatatatatatatatatatatatatatatatatatatatattagccggggctacatgaggaatatgcgagagtggcgtatcccatactgagataccgaatgaatgcttgaaagagaatacaaattacatttaagaaaaaaaatatgcaagaaataaaaaataaataaataccggccgtaaaacactgttaaactgctttgtttgtacatttagctaggctaactaccaataataatggtcagtaaaacagcaaacactgttgtttggacatttagttaggctagctaccaataataaaagtcagtaaaacggcaaatgctacatttatacatttagctaggctagctaccaataataatgttcagtaaatcagcaaactgcatatttgaacatttagctagctagcaaacaataataatagtcattaaaacaacaattgctacatttgtacatttatctAGGCtaattaacaataacaatagacagtaaaacaggaaatgctttgtttatacatttggtcagtaaaatagcaaatcctgtatcgtggcacgagatctcacgagattaagacgtgacgatatttctcgtcaagcttaaacctctcacagtttagtgtggactttttaagatacaacactggcaactggcaacacagtagcagcgagtttggtggttgagcagtgagcagaagaggaaaattcggggaatttgcatagaacagaggtcacgggcggaccgtggtccgggtccggacccaaacctattgagaaggatttaattgtatacacgctttgcggcgcagtaaatcacagaccaatcacgtgtgaggtaatatcaccaaccactctcttcagtcaatcagatctgtgcagacgtggaaaaaataaataaataaacacaccgctcctcacgcgggatcgaacccgtgttgtcagggtcgcggtcccgctgctccggctgttgaattgggacatggccgtgaaaaaacgcctttataaggagatagtgagcctgggcgagaatgggcggaaaaacgagaacggacgaaaactaaagtcacgccgagtgcgacagagagacaggcgaggaattttgtataactggatcattctgaattctaattaaatactcctggcatagaagatgcttctgctacttttaacagagtgacagacggtaacagagtgaccaacaagactgtactgtgcttaaaacatgttctgtctctgtttgcacttcaagcagagtcttaatatgactggttatgcatagttacattacaagagatttaggagaaaaaaaacacaaaccatagtcttaatataactggatatgacaatctcaggcctataggtttcatgtcaaacatgtgttgagaaaacacaatgagactggagatctgcaatataaaagccgtttattaaaacacacatgggtaaatatagaggtgaagtaatacaaagataatagtttgtactggataaaaacaattaagaaactacattatttggatattcttagtaactttggagattaaaaaaaccataagcaacatttaatattcaataaggaaaagataagagagtataaaacttgagtaatacaacacaaccaaatatccctctatatccctctatagtaacagatttttaattggactgaaccatagacaaacaagaacaccagcagagggagtgaatgagcctgtaaccttactgcgcaacagtaactaacctaaaaactgagctctgtctcacaaagaatgtcctggaatattcaaacttacaagacatacaaacataacatggaattctatacacatcatccctggataagaatagttttgctgaacctgtaaaatccattgttaaatacagttcatatttgtttctggtggaatttatgatttgcgcttttaattgccatgggacaaatttgggacatttttctctcctgtgtgaatgcgctggtgttttttgagatgactctgtgtagtaaaactcttcccacagtctgagcagtgatatggtttctctcctgtgtgaatgcgctggtgtattttgagatcactctgggtagtaaaactcttcccacagtctgagcagtgatatggtttctctcctgtgtgaatgcgctggtgacttttgagagtactctgtcgattaaaactcctcccacagtctgagcagtgatacggtttctctcctgtgtgaatgcgctggtgatttttgagagtactctgtcgattaaaactccccccacagtctgggcattgatacggtttctctcctgtgtgaatgcgctgatgtattttgagtttactctgtgtagtaaaacacttcccacagtctgagcagtaatacggtttctctcctgtgtgaatgcgctgatgtattttgagatcactctgttgagtaaaactcttcccacagtcgaaacagtaatacggtttctctcctgtgtgaatgcgctggtgttttttgagatcactctgtgtagtaaaactcttcccacagtctgagcagtgatacggtttctctcctgtgtgaatgtgctgatgtattttgagtttactctgtgtagtaaaactcttcccacagtctgagcagtgatacggtttctctcctgtgtgaatgcgctggtgtcgttggagattactctgttgattaaaactcctcccacagtctgagcagtgatacggtttctctcctgtgtgaatgcgctggtgtattttgagattaatctgtgtagtaaaactcttcctacagtctgaacagtgatacggtttctctcctgtgtgaatgcgctgatgcagtttgagattactctgttcagtaaaactcttcccacagtccgagcagtgatgcggtttctctcctgtgtgaatgcgctggtgtattttgagagcactctgttgattaaaactcttcccacagtccgagcagtgatgcggtttctctcctgtgtgaatgcgctggtgtattttgagagcactctgttcagtaaaactcttcccacagtccgagcagtgatgcggtttctctcctgtgtgaatgcgctgatgccgtttgacagtctccagtcgattaaagctcttcccacagtctgagcagtaataaggtttctctcctgtgtgaatgcgctggtgtattttgagagtactctgtgtaataaagctcttcccacagtctgagcagtaataaggtttctctcctgtgtgaatgcgctgatgtattttaagtttactctgtgtaataaaactcttcccacagtctgagcagtgatgtggtctctctcctgtgtgaatgcgctggtgttttttgagatcactctgtttagtaaaactcttgacagagtgctgatgtttctccatgttgggacttggcttcatttgtcttttaaatgtagcaaacaatttctgcgtgttctgcgtgttctggagattctggagattcttcaggacggcttgtgcttcacctctttcagcagtttaactttgctcttagttaaatatcctggttgttggtgatgaatttcaggaaaatattttaatttctggaaaacacaaagaaaaatgccattgaatattaaaataaaagcaggtcaattaactaaagagattctaagtcattctaagagagtgatgttaccctttaatctgaagctttgaggtgtgtgccgaaaaaacgacacacattggttcaaatcacattgccgatgcttgatttgttcttcatcacgacagatgatgtccaaagctttttcctttaaaccaatttataaaagtttccacacattaaccaaatacattaatccaaatcaatgcttcacaaacctgatttttttttttttaacaactcctgaaacagttcattattttccaccacactggcttcaggctaacagtgatatgcgctcctgagttcaagatgtgttttttggaaatgttgatccgatgcagttgtcttgttggtgcagggaattgtagttcaaaataaaatcacagcaaaataatgacctctttactgttacaacacatcaaccaacctccaacaggagtgtaaaacataagagtctcttttgtttactaaaggttaacacaattataacaatttgtaagaattcatattattttatgtagttctttttcaataatttttgtagtctttttaacctcttacacaaatgtttaattgtgtatttttgtcaagttgctcaaagtgtgattcttcttcttcttattattattattatcaaattcatgtttttgttattattattattatcatcattattaaagtatcagcaaaagagcagctggagactgtattccacagtaatggtttaactgggatttcttaaaaacagcggggctaaagatgttgtaatttgctaatatttgtgtttgttattacagtgaaatagcaagttttctgttatatcagtaagctaataaatgttacttgtgaaattcatcttcttgcctgaacttttcctcactataatcactaaatctttcattcttacatttaatattttacaagtggcTTTtacaagacttttattttgacgggagagtcacatgacttaccagcaactgttgtggtggaaacggaataagtaaaggaaaattaactaaactaaactaaactaaattagtgtaactaagaatgtgtagagactgatcacacaaacttaaaaaggaatttccacagaactgatttatctcaggtgtgtgttagtgatgtgggggagggggggcaggagtgtgaggttccgttatcctgtgtatgatctgtaaagccccccccatccccagctccccgaccccctactgcagactgctgagcagagctagtagaagatccagtgctggtggtgtaaatgctgcacatgctgaaggtggtgtgggtggtgtgggtgtaggagtgaatgtagaacagcgtgttgaaaaaaaagagagagagagggagagagagagagagagagagagagaaacttctccgtaccttctgtagttcagctgatcctgctcttcctcctctagACACTGAAAGCGGGTTTTACCtctttgaaaacttgaatgatcttaatttgtacatctgagtatcaattaaagacattgaaggtattttttctgaaagagaactgcgtttaggtgttggctagcgttcatgtttggtaattataactagaaagctagctagcagccacaaagtgagcctctgagattatcaacgaataaacgtataataataaaaaagtatcaccataaatacatgatatacaaataaacatattccatattatcatacatcacataaaacattacttattcccatacaatatgaaaagtgactttataatatcgtaatttatcaccaccatatccaccacatcttacctcagaaagagctgaataactttccagttgcacaagcttcactttattctgttcaatgaatcagtaggagtcgaatcacaagaataactaaacctaactgtttttaaaacttcacattttacaattttatatcataataaatgtatggtcaacattttctaaataagactaaccgagtctcctaaatctgagtgacttataacttttgtacattgtacattgaggttgttctgaagtgatcaatcaaccgaagcttcctgaagttaacagcagattgattcatttccagcaataactttatttttaatatacaaaaaaagaacaaaataaaacaatacttataatgcacacaaatgtttttttatgttaatgatttaattatataagtatttcattgttgtacatagatatgaacatctgtgtgtgtagtatgatgtgaggtagtgcaattggctaaataaataaacacttttccaaggcaaaaacacaagtgaacaacagaatgaaaaaaataatagaaaaaaaaagttcagatagcagaatagtttgttgttaagggtgaactgaaatggacttaggttgtagtgaatcatgataacaaatacaaacatttgttgaatagcccacctccattctccccagcattctgaaatacagcgctgttagctaatgctcccaacagaccacaatgctagtgataggggcatagcttaacccatacaaaaaaaaacactatttttacaccattaacaacaaactcaaagtagctccacacttcactggtagaattccaaggatgatgatatttaaagcaaggcagtgagaactttaaaagtacacagatagtttattaaaaacactgtttatacacacagtgcctacagatagtttattaaaaacactgtttatacacacagttcctactgatattttattaaaaacactgtttatacacacagtaccttcagatagtttattaaaaacactgtttatacacacagttcctacagatattttattaaaaacactgtttatacacacagtgcctacagatagtttattaaaaacactgtttata includes the following:
- the LOC125801180 gene encoding zinc finger protein 585A-like; amino-acid sequence: MKPSPNMEKHQHSVKSFTKQSDLKKHQRIHTGERPHHCSDCGKSFITQSKLKIHQRIHTGEKPYYCSDCGKSFITQSTLKIHQRIHTGEKPYYCSDCGKSFNRLETVKRHQRIHTGEKPHHCSDCGKSFTEQSALKIHQRIHTGEKPHHCSDCGKSFNQQSALKIHQRIHTGEKPHHCSDCGKSFTEQSNLKLHQRIHTGEKPYHCSDCRKSFTTQINLKIHQRIHTGEKPYHCSDCGRSFNQQSNLQRHQRIHTGEKPYHCSDCGKSFTTQSKLKIHQHIHTGEKPYHCSDCGKSFTTQSDLKKHQRIHTGEKPYYCFDCGKSFTQQSDLKIHQRIHTGEKPYYCSDCGKCFTTQSKLKIHQRIHTGEKPYQCPDCGGSFNRQSTLKNHQRIHTGEKPYHCSDCGRSFNRQSTLKSHQRIHTGEKPYHCSDCGKSFTTQSDLKIHQRIHTGEKPYHCSDCGKSFTTQSHLKKHQRIHTGEKNVPNLSHGN